A portion of the Armatimonadota bacterium genome contains these proteins:
- a CDS encoding cytochrome ubiquinol oxidase subunit I, with protein MNYPVWDVPIIGGPWVIGIVAIFHVLIAWFAVGGGLYLPMAESKLYREGREEWLPVLMKHSRFFLVLTSVFGAISGVGIWFSIGLVHPEATSTLIHNFLFGWAIEWVFFVVELAAAAVYYFTWNRIPRELHLKVGYLYAIASFLTLVIINGILSFMLTPGGAWLEVAGTGQEASKFWFAFFNPTYVPSLIMRSLACTALAGIYALISYSMVSDPGLQNTKVHMVRWSAKWLTPIFFLMPVALIWMLLAMSAESRSLLELGMSTIGSGAFTQVTRIAMLTILTTFTIGGVVYFFAYRSPRDFSLGHAISILALAAVATASTEFAREMVRKPYVIGEHMYSNGVRVRDVQKLNRDGYLTGSLWKEEHMGRAEMGEIIFRGECMSCHTVDGYRSMRRLLQARNEDAIKKLLAMLHNPPKDSPYRKYMPPLVGTPEEIDALAGYLVVLSGPPAPGSPPAAQPQPSTKTP; from the coding sequence ATGAATTATCCAGTTTGGGATGTTCCAATTATCGGCGGACCGTGGGTCATCGGCATCGTCGCGATCTTCCATGTGCTCATCGCATGGTTCGCGGTCGGCGGAGGGCTCTACCTCCCGATGGCCGAATCGAAGCTCTACAGGGAAGGCAGGGAAGAGTGGCTGCCCGTGCTCATGAAGCATTCCAGGTTCTTCCTCGTGCTCACGAGCGTCTTTGGCGCCATCTCGGGCGTCGGCATCTGGTTCTCGATCGGCTTGGTGCACCCCGAAGCGACCTCGACCCTCATCCACAACTTCCTCTTCGGCTGGGCGATCGAGTGGGTGTTCTTCGTGGTCGAGCTCGCGGCAGCGGCGGTCTACTACTTCACTTGGAATCGCATCCCCCGTGAGCTTCATCTCAAGGTGGGCTATCTCTACGCCATCGCGTCGTTCCTGACGCTGGTCATCATCAACGGAATCCTCTCCTTCATGCTCACCCCCGGTGGCGCCTGGCTCGAGGTGGCTGGAACCGGGCAGGAGGCCTCCAAGTTCTGGTTTGCCTTCTTCAATCCGACCTATGTCCCGTCGCTCATCATGCGGAGCCTAGCGTGTACCGCGCTGGCTGGGATCTACGCGCTCATCAGCTATTCGATGGTGTCCGATCCGGGACTCCAAAACACAAAGGTCCATATGGTTCGGTGGTCTGCCAAGTGGCTCACGCCGATCTTCTTCCTGATGCCGGTTGCCCTCATATGGATGCTCTTGGCGATGTCGGCGGAGAGCCGAAGCCTGCTGGAGCTTGGGATGTCCACCATCGGCTCAGGAGCCTTCACCCAGGTCACAAGGATCGCCATGCTGACCATCCTGACGACCTTCACCATCGGCGGTGTCGTCTATTTCTTCGCCTATCGATCACCGCGCGACTTTTCGCTGGGGCATGCCATCTCCATTCTGGCGCTCGCCGCCGTGGCGACGGCATCCACAGAATTCGCCCGCGAAATGGTTCGAAAACCCTATGTGATCGGCGAGCACATGTATAGCAATGGGGTCCGTGTGAGGGACGTTCAGAAGCTGAACCGGGACGGATATTTGACAGGCTCGCTCTGGAAGGAAGAGCACATGGGGCGCGCAGAAATGGGCGAGATCATCTTCCGGGGCGAGTGTATGAGCTGCCACACCGTGGACGGCTACCGATCAATGAGACGGCTCCTGCAGGCGCGAAACGAGGATGCGATCAAGAAGCTCCTCGCCATGCTCCACAACCCGCCAAAGGACTCCCCGTACAGGAAGTACATGCCTCCGCTGGTGGGCACTCCCGAAGAGATCGACGCCCTCGCCGGCTACCTCGTCGTGCTCTCAGGCCCACCCGCACCAGGTTCACCACCGGCAGCCCAACCACAACCATCCACCAAAACGCCTTGA